A genomic stretch from Ovis canadensis isolate MfBH-ARS-UI-01 breed Bighorn chromosome 5, ARS-UI_OviCan_v2, whole genome shotgun sequence includes:
- the LOC138440403 gene encoding protocadherin beta-5-like isoform X1, with amino-acid sequence METAPAKTLQKRQVLFLAILFLLWEAGSEEIRYSMPEETESGSFVANLAKDLGLRVGELATRGTRIHYKGNKQLLQLDITTGNLLLYEKLDREVLCRATDPCILHFQLLLENPVQIIQADLQLTDINDHSPEFLEREMLLKIPESVQTGTVFPLKIAQDFDIGSNTVQNYTISPNSHFHVVTHHRGDGKKYPELVLDKALDREQQPELSLTLTALDGGAPPRSGATTVRIEVVDINDNAPEFLQSVYEVQIPENSPLNSLVVAVSARDLDAGTYGKVAYALFQGDEVTQPFVIDEITGEISLKRALDFEATRFYNVEIAATDGGGLSGKCTVAIEVVDVNDNAPELTMSRLISSIPENSPETVVAVFSVSDPDSGENGKMVSSIHNGLPFFLKPTFKNFYTLVTERPLDREERAEYNITITVTDMGTPRLKTEHNITVLVSDVNDNAPAFTQTSYTLWVLENNSPALHIGSVSATDSDAGANAQVTYSLLPPPDPLLPLASLVSINPDNGHLFALTSLDYEALRAFEFRVGATDRGSPALSSQALVRVLVADANDNAPFVLYPLQNASAPCTELVPRAAEPGYLVTKVVAVDGDAGQNAWLSYQLLKATEPGLFGVWAHNGEVRTARLLSERDAPKQRLVVLVKDNGEPPLSASVTLHVLLVDGFSQPYLPPPEAEAAAAAPADPLTVYLVVALASVSSLFLFSVLVFVAVRLCRRGGAGSAGRCPVPEGHFPGHLVDVSGMGTLSQSYQYEVCLTGGTGTGEFKCLKPILPTFPLQDTVREIKENPTVRNSFLFN; translated from the coding sequence ATGGAGACAGCGCCAGCAAAAACGCTACAAAAAAGGCAAGTTCTCTTTCTTGCTATATTGTTCCTTTTGTGGGAGGCTGGCTCTGAAGAAATTAGATATTCCATGccagaagaaacagaaagtggGTCTTTTGTGGCCAACCTGGCAAAAGACCTGGGTCTCAGGGTGGGGGAACTAGCCACGCGGGGCACGCGAATCCATTACAAAGGAAACAAACAGCTCTTGCAGCTGGATATAACGACCGGGAATTTGCTTCTATATGAAAAACTAGACCGGGAAGTATTGTGCCGGGCAACAGATCCCTGTATACTGCATTTCCAACTATTACTGGAAAACCCGGTGCAAATTATTCAGGCTGATCTACAGCTCACAGATATAAATGACCATTCCCCAGAGTTCCTAGAGAGAGAGATGCTTCTAAAAATCCCAGAGAGCGTCCAGACAGGGACTGTGTTTCCTTTGAAAATAGCTCAGGACTTTGACATAGGTAGCAACACGGTTCAAAACTACACAATCAGCCCCAACTCCCATTTTCATGTTGTCACTCATCATCGTGGAGATGGCAAAAAATACCCAGAGCTGGTGCTGGACAAAGCACTGGATCGGGAGCAGCAGCCTGAGCTCAGTTTAACCCTCACCGCGCTGGATGGGGGGGCTCCGCCCAGATCTGGGGCCACTACAGTCCGCATCGAAGTCGTGGACATTAATGACAATGCCCCAGAGTTTTTACAGTCCGTCTATGAGGTACAGATTCCAGAGAACAGTCCCCTAAACTCCTTAGTTGTCGCTGTCTCTGCCCGAGATTTAGATGCAGGAACATATGGGAAAGTAGCCTATGCTCTGTTCCAAGGAGATGAAGTTACTCAACCATTTGTAATAGACGAAATAACAGGAGAAATTAGTCTGAAAAGGGCTTTGGATTTCGAGGCAACTCGATTTTATAACGTGGAGATTGCAGCCACAGACGGCGGAGGCCTTTCAGGAAAATGCACTGTAGCTATAGAGGTGGTGGATGTGAACGACAATGCCCCCGAACTGACCATGTCAAGACTCATCAGCTCTATCCCAGAAAACTCCCCAGAGACTGTGGTGGCTGTTTTCAGTGTTTCTGATCCAGATTCCGGGGAAAACGGTAAGATGGTTTCCTCCATTCACAATGGTCTCCCCTTTTTCTTGAAACCCACGTTCAAAAACTTTTACACTCTGGTGACAGAGAGACCGCTAGACAGAGAGGAAAGAGCCGAGTACAACATCACCATCACAGTCACTGACATGGGAACCCCCAGACTGAAAACCGAGCACAACATAACCGTGCTGGTGTCCGACGTCAACGACAACGCCCCCGCCTTCACCCAGACCTCCTACACTCTGTGGGTCCTCGAGAACAACAGCCCCGCCCTGCACATCGGCAGCGTCAGCGCCACAGACTCAGACGCCGGCGCCAACGCCCAGGTCACCTACTCGCTGCTGCCGCCCCCCGACCCGCTCCTGCCCCTCGCCTCCCTCGTGTCCATCAACCCCGACAACGGCCACCTCTTCGCCCTCACGTCCTTGGACTACGAGGCCCTGCGGGCCTTCGAGTTCCGCGTGGGCGCCACCGACCGCGGCTCGCCCGCGCTCAGCAGCCAGGCGCTGGTGCGCGTGCTCGTGGCGGACGCCAACGACAACGCGCCCTTCGTGCTCTACCCGCTGCAGAACGCCTCGGCGCCCTGCACCGAGCTGGTGCCCAGGGCGGCCGAGCCGGGCTACCTGGTGACCAAGGTGGTGGCGGTGGACGGCGACGCGGGCCAGAACGCCTGGCTGTCGTACCAGCTGCTCAAGGCCACGGAGCCCGGGCTGTTCGGCGTGTGGGCGCACAACGGCGAGGTGCGCACGGCGCGGCTGCTGAGCGAGCGCGACGCGCCCAAGCAGCGGCTGGTGGTGCTGGTCAAGGACAACGGCGAGCCGCCGCTGTCGGCCAGCGTCACGCTGCACGTGCTGCTGGTGGACGGCTTCTCGCAGCCCTACCTGCCGCCGCCGGAAGCGGAAGCGGCGGCCGCGGCGCCGGCCGACCCGCTCACCGTCTACCTGGTGGTGGCCTTGGCGTCGGTGTCGTCGCTCTTCCTCTTCTCGGTGCTGGTGTTCGTGGCGGTGCGGCTGtgcaggaggggcggggcgggctcgGCGGGTCGCTGCCCGGTGCCCGAGGGCCACTTCCCGGGCCACCTGGTGGACGTCAGCGGCATGGGGACCCTGTCGCAGAGCTACCAGTACGAGGTGTGTCTGACGGGAGGTACCGGGACCGGGGAATTCAAGTGTCTGAAGCCGATTCTGCCCACCTTCCCTCTCCAGGATACTGTGAGGGAAATCAAGGAAAACCCCACCGTTCGGAATAGTTTCCTATTCAATTAA
- the LOC138440401 gene encoding protocadherin beta-6-like: MEMMQMKLHQNKRQVMIFITLILSWEAGSESIRYSVLEETDSGTFVANLTKDLGLRMGELAARGARVVFKGNRQHLRLDPDTCDLLLNDKLDREELCGSTEPCVLPFQVLLENPFQLFQAALVIRDVNDHAPEFPAREMQLKISEITIPGKVFPLKMAQDLDAGNNGLQSYIISSNPHFHVLTRNRKDGRKSPELVLDKALDREEHPELRLTLTALDGGSPPRSGTTEIQILVLDSNDNAPEFAQEFYEAEIPENSSLGSLAITVSARDLDAGSFGEVSYALFQVDDVNEPFEINANTGEIRLKKKLDFEEFQSYQVDIEATDGGGLSGKCSVVIKVLDVNDNAPQLTMSSLTSPIPENLPEILVAVFSVSDADSGHNQQVICSIHDNLPFVLRPSVENFYTLVTEGALDREERAEYNITITVTDMGTPRLKTEHNITVLVSDVNDNAPAFTQTSYTLWVRENNSPALHIGSVSATDTDAGANAQVTYSLLPPPDPLLPLASLVSINPDNGHLFALTSLDYEALRAFEFRVGATDRGSPALSSQALVRVLVADANDNAPFVLYPLQNASAPCTELVPRAAEPGYLVTKVVAVDGDAGQNAWLSYQLLKATEPGLFGVWAHNGEVRTARLLSERDAPKQRLVVLVKDNGEPPLSASVTLHVLLVDGFSQPYLPPPEAEAAAAAPADPLTVYLVVALASVSSLFLFSVLVFVAVRLCRRGGPGSAGRCPVPEGHFPGHLVDVSGTGTLSQSYQYEVCLTGDHRTGEFKFLKPIFPNLLVQDTEREIKESPNCRNSFVFS; this comes from the coding sequence ggaaatgatgcaaatgaaacTACATCAGAATAAAAGGCAAGTGATGATCTTCATTACATTGATTCTTTCGTGGGAGGCAGGTTCAGAATCGATTCGGTATTCTGTACTGGAAGAGACAGACAGTGGCACGTTTGTGGCCAACCTGACAAAAGACCTGGGACTCAGGATGGGAGAGCTGGCTGCCCGGGGCGCCCGAGTTGTTTTTAAGGGGAATAGACAGCATTTGCGGCTTGATCCAGACACCTGTGATTTGCTGCTGAATGATAAACTGGACCGGGAGGAGCTGTGCGGCTCCACTGAGCCCTGCGTACTACCCTTCCAAGTGTTACTGGAAAATCCCTTTCAGTTATTTCAGGCTGCCTTGGTAATTAGAGATGTGAATGACCATGCTCCAGAGTTCCCTGCTAGAGAAATGCAACTAAAAATATCAGAAATTACTATACCAGGTAAGGTATTTCCCTTGAAAATGGCACAAGATTTAGACGCTGGTAACAACGGCCTTCAGAGCTACATAATCAGCTCCAACCCTCACTTCCACGTTCTCACTAGAAACCGCAAGGACGGGAGGAAGTCCCCGGAGCTGGTACTGGACAAAGCGCTGGATCGTGAGGAGCACCCCGAGCTCAGGCTAACCCTCACAGCGCTGGACGGCGGGTCTCCACCTCGGTCTGGGACCACAGAGATTCAGATCCTGGTCTTGGATAGCAATGACAACGCCCCCGAGTTTGCTCAGGAGTTCTATGAGGCTGAAATCCCTGAAAATAGCTCCCTGGGCTCTCTGGCTATCACTGTCTCAGCGAGAGATTTAGACGCAGGATCATTTGGAGAGGTATCTTACGCCCTATTTCAAGTCGATGACGTTAACGAACCCTTCGAAATTAACGCAAATACAGGAGAAATTCGACTAAAAAAGAAATTGGATTTTGAAGAATTTCAATCATATCAGGTGGATATCGAGGCTACAGACGGTGGGGGACTATCAGGAAAATGCTCTGTAGTCATCAAGGTCCTGGATGTGAATGACAATGCTCCTCAATTGACTATGTCCTCACTGACTAGCCCCATCCCTGAAAACCTGCCAGAGATCCTAGTGGCAGTTTTCAGTGTATCAGATGCTGATTCTGGACATAACCAACAGGTTATCTGTTCTATACATGACAATCTCCCCTTTGTTCTAAGACCGTCCGTTGAGAATTTCTACACGTTGGTAACAGAAGGGGCACTGGACAGGGAGGAAAGAGCCGAGTACAACATCACTATCACGGTCACTGACATGGGGACTCCCAGACTGAAAACCGAGCACAACATAACCGTGCTGGTGTCCGACGTCAACGACAACGCCCCCGCCTTCACCCAGACCTCCTACACCCTGTGGGTCCGCGAGAACAACAGCCCCGCCCTGCACATCGGCAGCGTCAGCGCCACAGACACAGACGCCGGCGCCAACGCCCAGGTCACCTACTCGCTGCTGCCGCCCCCCGACCCGCTCCTGCCCCTCGCCTCCCTCGTGTCCATCAACCCCGACAACGGCCACCTCTTCGCCCTCACGTCCCTGGACTACGAGGCCCTGCGGGCCTTCGAGTTCCGCGTGGGCGCCACCGACCGCGGCTCGCCCGCGCTCAGCAGCCAGGCGCTGGTGCGCGTGCTCGTGGCGGACGCCAACGACAACGCGCCCTTCGTGCTCTACCCGCTGCAGAACGCCTCGGCGCCCTGCACCGAGCTGGTGCCCAGGGCGGCCGAGCCGGGCTACCTGGTGACCAAGGTGGTGGCGGTGGACGGCGACGCGGGCCAGAACGCCTGGCTGTCGTACCAGCTGCTCAAGGCCACGGAGCCCGGGCTGTTCGGCGTGTGGGCGCACAACGGCGAGGTGCGCACGGCGCGGCTGCTGAGCGAGCGCGACGCGCCCAAGCAGCGGCTGGTGGTGCTGGTCAAGGACAACGGCGAGCCGCCGCTGTCGGCCAGCGTCACGCTGCACGTGCTGCTGGTGGACGGCTTCTCGCAGCCCTACCTGCCGCCGCCGGAAGCGGAAGCGGCGGCCGCGGCGCCGGCCGACCCGCTCACCGTCTACCTGGTGGTGGCCTTGGCGTCGGTGTCGTCGCTCTTCCTCTTCTCGGTGCTGGTGTTCGTGGCGGTGCGGCTGTGCAGGAGGGGCGGGCCGGGCTCGGCGGGTCGCTGCCCGGTGCCCGAGGGCCACTTCCCGGGCCACCTGGTGGACGTCAGCGGCACGGGGACCCTGTCGCAGAGCTACCAGTACGAGGTGTGTCTGACGGGAGACCATAGAACTGGTGAGTTCAAATTCCTGAAGCCGATATTCCCTAACCTCTTGGTTCAGGACACTgagagagaaatcaaggaaagccCCAACTGTAGAAATAGTTTTGTATTCAGTTAA
- the LOC138440402 gene encoding LOW QUALITY PROTEIN: protocadherin beta-17-like (The sequence of the model RefSeq protein was modified relative to this genomic sequence to represent the inferred CDS: inserted 1 base in 1 codon): METPLPKVTQKRQVTAIIILLLLWEAGGQIIKYSVLEERDSGSFVANLAKDLGLGLGELVSRGARILFKGNKQHLQIEQKSGNLILKEKLDREDLCGDTDPCILHFQVLLKNPVQFIQGELQLQDVNDHAPEFLENEILLKISESSHPGSAYPLKIAQDLDVGSNTVQNYTISSNFHFHLFTRNHSDGRKYPELVLDKELDREEQPELRLTLTAMDGGSPPKTGTSQVLIIVLDINDNAPEFAQQLYQVQVPENSPIGSLVITVSARDLDAGIYGELSYSFFQSSNQVIQAFEVNTVTGDIRLKXKVDFEEIRSYHIEIEASDGGGLSGKCTVAVEVMDVNDNAPELTISLLINDIPENTPDTVVAVFGISDSDTGNNGKMMCSIQDHLPFLLKLTIENFYTLVTEGALDREEKAEYNITITVTDMGTPRLKTEHNITVLVSDVNDNAPAFTQTSYTLWVRENNSPALHIGSVSATDTDAGANAQVTYSLLPPPDPLLPLASLVSINPDNGHLFALTSLDHEALRAFEFRVGATDRGSPALSSQALVRVLVADANDNAPFVLYPLQNASAPCTELVPRAAEPGYLVTKVVAVDGDAGQNAWLSYQLLKATEPGLFGVWAHNGEVRTARLLSERDAPKQRLVVLVKDNGEPPLSASVTLHVLLVDGFSQPYLPPPEAEAAAAAPADPLTVYLVVALASVSSLFLFSVLVFVAVRLCRRGGPGSAGRCPVPEGHFPGHLVDVSGTGTLSQSYQYEVCLTGGTGSGEFKFLKPIVPSLMSEGADVDTAENANFRNRLGFS; the protein is encoded by the exons ATGGAGACACCGCTACCCAAAGTGACTCAGAAAAGGCAAGTGACCGCcattattattctattattattgTGGGAGGCGGGCGGTCAGATCATTAAGTATTCAGTTCTAGAAGAGAGGGACAGCGGTTCATTTGTAGCCAATCTAGCAAAAGATCTGGGGTTGGGCTTAGGGGAGCTGGTTTCTCGGGGCGCCCGGATTCTTTTCAAAGGGAATAAACAGCATTTGCAGATCGAGCAGAAGAGTGGGAATTTGATACTAAAAGAAAAACTGGACCGAGAAGATTTGTGCGGTGACACGGATCCATGTATACTGCATTTCCAGGTGTTACTGAAAAACCCGGTGCAGTTTATTCAAGGTGAATTACAGCTTCAAGATGTAAATGACCATGCCCCAGAATTCTTGGAAAATGAAATCCTCCTGAAAATATCAGAAAGCAGCCATCCAGGGTCTGCATATCCTTTGAAAATAGCTCAAGATTTAGACGTTGGTAGTAATACAGTACAGAACTACACAATTAGCTCCAACTTCCATTTCCACCTTTTTACTCGAAATCACAGCGATGGCAGAAAATACCCGGAGCTGGTGCTGGACAAAGAGCTGGACCGTGAGGAGCAGCCTGAGCTCAGGTTAACCCTCACAGCGATGGATGGTGGGTCACCGCCCAagactgggacttcccaggtccTCATCATAGTCCTGGACATAAATGACAACGCCCCTGAATTTGCTCAGCAGCTCTACCAGGTGCAGGTCCCAGAAAACAGCCCTATAGGCTCCCTTGTCATCACTGTTTCTGCTAGAGATTTGGATGCTGGGATCTATGGCGAGCTCTCCTACTCATTTTTCCAATCCTCAAATCAAGTCATTCAGGCCTTCGAAGTAAACACAGTCACAGGGGATattcgattaa aaaaagttgattttgaGGAAATTAGATCTTACCATATAGAAATTGAGGCCTCAGATGGCGGCggtctttcaggaaaatgcaCTGTAGCCGTAGAAGTAATGGATGTAAACGACAACGCCCCTGAATTGACCATATCACTACTCATTAATGATATCCCAGAAAACACCCCTGACACTGTGGTCGCTGTTTTTGGAATTTCAGATTCAGATACTGGTAACAATGGAAAAATGATGTGTTCCATCCAAGACCATCTCCCTTTCCTACTGAAGCTCACGATAGAAAATTTTTACACTTTGGTAACAGAAGGCGCActggacagagaagaaaaagccGAGTACAACATCACTATCACGGTCACTGACATGGGGACCCCCAGACTGAAAACCGAGCACAACATAACCGTGCTGGTGTCCGACGTCAACGACAACGCCCCCGCCTTCACCCAGACCTCCTACACCCTGTGGGTCCGCGAGAACAACAGCCCCGCCCTGCACATCGGCAGCGTCAGCGCCACAGACACAGACGCCGGCGCCAACGCCCAGGTCACCTACTCGCTGCTGCCGCCCCCCGACCCGCTCCTGCCCCTCGCCTCCCTCGTGTCCATCAACCCCGACAACGGCCACCTCTTCGCCCTCACGTCCCTGGACCACGAGGCCCTGCGGGCCTTCGAGTTCCGCGTGGGCGCCACCGACCGCGGCTCGCCCGCGCTCAGCAGCCAGGCGCTGGTGCGCGTGCTCGTGGCGGACGCCAACGACAACGCGCCCTTCGTGCTCTACCCGCTGCAGAACGCCTCGGCGCCCTGCACCGAGCTGGTGCCCAGGGCGGCCGAGCCGGGCTACCTGGTGACCAAGGTGGTGGCGGTGGACGGCGACGCGGGCCAGAACGCCTGGCTGTCGTACCAGCTGCTCAAGGCCACGGAGCCCGGGCTGTTCGGCGTGTGGGCGCACAACGGCGAGGTGCGCACGGCGCGGCTGCTGAGCGAGCGCGACGCGCCCAAGCAGCGGCTGGTGGTGCTGGTCAAGGACAACGGCGAGCCGCCGCTGTCGGCCAGCGTCACGCTGCACGTGCTGCTGGTGGACGGCTTCTCGCAGCCCTACCTGCCGCCGCCGGAAGCGGAAGCGGCGGCCGCGGCGCCGGCCGACCCGCTCACCGTCTACCTGGTGGTGGCCTTGGCGTCGGTGTCGTCGCTCTTCCTCTTCTCGGTGCTGGTGTTCGTGGCGGTGCGGCTGTGCAGGAGGGGCGGGCCGGGCTCGGCGGGTCGCTGCCCGGTGCCCGAGGGCCACTTCCCGGGCCACCTGGTGGACGTCAGCGGCACGGGGACCCTGTCGCAGAGCTACCAGTACGAGGTGTGTCTGACTGGAGGTACTGGGTCCGGCGAATTCAAATTTCTCAAACCTATTGTCCCCAGCCTCATGAGTGAAGGAGCTGATGTGGACACCGCGGAAAACGCTAACTTTAGAAATCGTTTGGGGTTCAGTTAG
- the LOC138440403 gene encoding protocadherin beta-5-like isoform X2, translating to METAPAKTLQKRQVLFLAILFLLWEAGSEEIRYSMPEETESGSFVANLAKDLGLRVGELATRGTRIHYKGNKQLLQLDITTGNLLLYEKLDREVLCRATDPCILHFQLLLENPVQIIQADLQLTDINDHSPEFLEREMLLKIPESVQTGTVFPLKIAQDFDIGSNTVQNYTISPNSHFHVVTHHRGDGKKYPELVLDKALDREQQPELSLTLTALDGGAPPRSGATTVRIEVVDINDNAPEFLQSVYEVQIPENSPLNSLVVAVSARDLDAGTYGKVAYALFQGDEVTQPFVIDEITGEISLKRALDFEATRFYNVEIAATDGGGLSGKCTVAIEVVDVNDNAPELTMSRLISSIPENSPETVVAVFSVSDPDSGENERPLDREERAEYNITITVTDMGTPRLKTEHNITVLVSDVNDNAPAFTQTSYTLWVLENNSPALHIGSVSATDSDAGANAQVTYSLLPPPDPLLPLASLVSINPDNGHLFALTSLDYEALRAFEFRVGATDRGSPALSSQALVRVLVADANDNAPFVLYPLQNASAPCTELVPRAAEPGYLVTKVVAVDGDAGQNAWLSYQLLKATEPGLFGVWAHNGEVRTARLLSERDAPKQRLVVLVKDNGEPPLSASVTLHVLLVDGFSQPYLPPPEAEAAAAAPADPLTVYLVVALASVSSLFLFSVLVFVAVRLCRRGGAGSAGRCPVPEGHFPGHLVDVSGMGTLSQSYQYEVCLTGGTGTGEFKCLKPILPTFPLQDTVREIKENPTVRNSFLFN from the exons ATGGAGACAGCGCCAGCAAAAACGCTACAAAAAAGGCAAGTTCTCTTTCTTGCTATATTGTTCCTTTTGTGGGAGGCTGGCTCTGAAGAAATTAGATATTCCATGccagaagaaacagaaagtggGTCTTTTGTGGCCAACCTGGCAAAAGACCTGGGTCTCAGGGTGGGGGAACTAGCCACGCGGGGCACGCGAATCCATTACAAAGGAAACAAACAGCTCTTGCAGCTGGATATAACGACCGGGAATTTGCTTCTATATGAAAAACTAGACCGGGAAGTATTGTGCCGGGCAACAGATCCCTGTATACTGCATTTCCAACTATTACTGGAAAACCCGGTGCAAATTATTCAGGCTGATCTACAGCTCACAGATATAAATGACCATTCCCCAGAGTTCCTAGAGAGAGAGATGCTTCTAAAAATCCCAGAGAGCGTCCAGACAGGGACTGTGTTTCCTTTGAAAATAGCTCAGGACTTTGACATAGGTAGCAACACGGTTCAAAACTACACAATCAGCCCCAACTCCCATTTTCATGTTGTCACTCATCATCGTGGAGATGGCAAAAAATACCCAGAGCTGGTGCTGGACAAAGCACTGGATCGGGAGCAGCAGCCTGAGCTCAGTTTAACCCTCACCGCGCTGGATGGGGGGGCTCCGCCCAGATCTGGGGCCACTACAGTCCGCATCGAAGTCGTGGACATTAATGACAATGCCCCAGAGTTTTTACAGTCCGTCTATGAGGTACAGATTCCAGAGAACAGTCCCCTAAACTCCTTAGTTGTCGCTGTCTCTGCCCGAGATTTAGATGCAGGAACATATGGGAAAGTAGCCTATGCTCTGTTCCAAGGAGATGAAGTTACTCAACCATTTGTAATAGACGAAATAACAGGAGAAATTAGTCTGAAAAGGGCTTTGGATTTCGAGGCAACTCGATTTTATAACGTGGAGATTGCAGCCACAGACGGCGGAGGCCTTTCAGGAAAATGCACTGTAGCTATAGAGGTGGTGGATGTGAACGACAATGCCCCCGAACTGACCATGTCAAGACTCATCAGCTCTATCCCAGAAAACTCCCCAGAGACTGTGGTGGCTGTTTTCAGTGTTTCTGATCCAGATTCCGGGGAAAACG AGAGACCGCTAGACAGAGAGGAAAGAGCCGAGTACAACATCACCATCACAGTCACTGACATGGGAACCCCCAGACTGAAAACCGAGCACAACATAACCGTGCTGGTGTCCGACGTCAACGACAACGCCCCCGCCTTCACCCAGACCTCCTACACTCTGTGGGTCCTCGAGAACAACAGCCCCGCCCTGCACATCGGCAGCGTCAGCGCCACAGACTCAGACGCCGGCGCCAACGCCCAGGTCACCTACTCGCTGCTGCCGCCCCCCGACCCGCTCCTGCCCCTCGCCTCCCTCGTGTCCATCAACCCCGACAACGGCCACCTCTTCGCCCTCACGTCCTTGGACTACGAGGCCCTGCGGGCCTTCGAGTTCCGCGTGGGCGCCACCGACCGCGGCTCGCCCGCGCTCAGCAGCCAGGCGCTGGTGCGCGTGCTCGTGGCGGACGCCAACGACAACGCGCCCTTCGTGCTCTACCCGCTGCAGAACGCCTCGGCGCCCTGCACCGAGCTGGTGCCCAGGGCGGCCGAGCCGGGCTACCTGGTGACCAAGGTGGTGGCGGTGGACGGCGACGCGGGCCAGAACGCCTGGCTGTCGTACCAGCTGCTCAAGGCCACGGAGCCCGGGCTGTTCGGCGTGTGGGCGCACAACGGCGAGGTGCGCACGGCGCGGCTGCTGAGCGAGCGCGACGCGCCCAAGCAGCGGCTGGTGGTGCTGGTCAAGGACAACGGCGAGCCGCCGCTGTCGGCCAGCGTCACGCTGCACGTGCTGCTGGTGGACGGCTTCTCGCAGCCCTACCTGCCGCCGCCGGAAGCGGAAGCGGCGGCCGCGGCGCCGGCCGACCCGCTCACCGTCTACCTGGTGGTGGCCTTGGCGTCGGTGTCGTCGCTCTTCCTCTTCTCGGTGCTGGTGTTCGTGGCGGTGCGGCTGtgcaggaggggcggggcgggctcgGCGGGTCGCTGCCCGGTGCCCGAGGGCCACTTCCCGGGCCACCTGGTGGACGTCAGCGGCATGGGGACCCTGTCGCAGAGCTACCAGTACGAGGTGTGTCTGACGGGAGGTACCGGGACCGGGGAATTCAAGTGTCTGAAGCCGATTCTGCCCACCTTCCCTCTCCAGGATACTGTGAGGGAAATCAAGGAAAACCCCACCGTTCGGAATAGTTTCCTATTCAATTAA